The following are encoded in a window of Actinomyces oris genomic DNA:
- a CDS encoding TOBE domain-containing protein, whose product MRISARNQLPGTVVSIEKGAVNGVVKIEVAPGVIITSSITNAAIEELELTEGKQAVAVVKASSVMVGLQD is encoded by the coding sequence ATGAGGATCTCCGCCCGCAACCAGCTGCCCGGCACCGTCGTCTCCATCGAGAAGGGCGCCGTCAACGGCGTCGTCAAGATCGAGGTCGCCCCCGGCGTCATCATCACCTCCTCCATCACCAACGCCGCCATCGAGGAGCTCGAGCTGACAGAGGGTAAGCAGGCGGTTGCCGTCGTCAAGGCCTCCTCGGTCATGGTGGGCCTCCAGGACTGA